CAAATCATTTTACCTCATGCACACAATACAATCCTCTTGTGGTGTGATTTTTTAAAAGAGGACATATCTTAAAATAAGAATTTGCATTTGTGTATTTAGCGTCTGAGTTTACCTTCTGGCTCTGACGTCAGGGTCAGTGGTGTATTTTATCACCCGCCCCCTTCACTCTATCAGTGAGGTGGATTTACGTTTGTGCTGAGTGAGCGTTTCCCCAGCCACGCCCCGCCAAATCAAATGTCACACGATCTCCTGGGGTATTaatcacactcagacacacacacacacacacacacacacacacacacacacacacacacacaatcagatgAAAAAAACATCTATGTATATAATATGCTCACACTCTCACTCCCCTTAAGTTTTCATAAGCATATTGTTTCTTTCCCTTAACAGCAGTATACCTCATTCGCTTTACATTCCTGTGTGCGAGTCTAAATGCATGTTTGTAATTTTATACAAATTATACAATTATCTTACAtcttgtatttctttgtttcagCTAAATATGTTCAAGCCCaacaaatgttattttaaattcTAGTGGAGAATTTAGGGAACGTGTATAAAATAATGTACAAGAGATTTAGAATATGTCCATTTGATGGAATGGTGCAGCAATTAAAAACATAGTCTTGGCTTTGAATATTTTACTCAGTGTAAACATCATAGAGCATCAATTATGAGCTGAAACAAGctgacaatatacagtatataatgctAAAAGACAGTATGGAACAAGATGATTTTAGAAAACTTATAAGCTACTTATGGAGCAAAAAGAGAAAGTGGttactttgtttttcttcattgtCAGCCTTGGAGTATGTAACTActgtatacagtctatgggtgtaAACCTGGTCATCTGAATGCCTCACAACATCTTGAAATCCCAAGTTCTCTcactttgttttatattttcatcaGTATTTGTGTCTTCTTGAAGCTGTGGTAGCTAAGGCCCCTAAAAGTGTCACTCTGTGAAAGTGTGAACTTCATGGATTACGATCAGACGGATATGATTGATGCCACGtagtttgattacattttttactgcACTGTTCATCAACACTACACCTGCTGTCTTTTGGACTCCATGGCATGTTGATTTGGGCAGCACACAAGTATgcattaatgttttgtttttttaattattatgacCTTTCAGTTTTAAGAGTCCTAGATCTTTCACACGGTCTCAAGCCATACAGGAACGAAGTTACAGGGGAACACTGGAAGTGTGTGAGAGGCATGAGGCTGCAGCTGTAAAagcagaaagacacacaagtgGCAGGATTGTGTTGCCAAGGCAGCATTTTTAATTCATCAAACCATACTGTAGCATTGCTATGAAAAAAGGTTCAGAAATAGTGAagttttactgtatgtaataaAAACTGAGTGGTACTGATGCCTAGAATACACATTAAAAGTAGGCTTAGATAAACAAAGGAAAAAGGGCATTATATAAAATAGGCATCTGAAAGTGTTAGGATCACTTGCATAAAAGATATTCACAAgttctaaaaaacaaacaaaaaaaccccaTCCCCATCCTGTGTTTACCCCGATGTCCACAGCTGAAAACCCTGACCAACCAGGCGAGCAGAGTCAGCTTGAGCTCATATTCTCCACCTTTTcctctgatgtttacatttcaAAACTTGAGCCAGCGGGCTAGCTAGCCTAGGCTAGCAGATTCACCTGCCATCACCGATCAACGTCAACCACATAAAGCACaacttatatatatttatatatatcatggtgctagaggaaaaatgaacagattacaattcatcctgaggtgGACATGAACatctgtaccaaatgtcatggaaATCAATCCAgaagttgttgagacatttcccctcaaaaccacaaatgtggaCCTAATggcaccaaagtcagtaggattcatcctcttcTCCTCTATCCACTTACTCTGGTTTACCGAATTATCTTCGTAGGTTTGACCATTTTTTTCAGTTAGTTTGTGGAAACAGTTCAAAGTCCAAATGTATATAATTTACAATGATGTTAAACCTAGCAAAACAGGAAatcttcacatttaagaagcaaatgtttggcatctTCTGCTTGATTAATGACCCAAAATTGTTGGTCATTTATTGTCAAGATTTTGCCAAAATATTTTCTCCaggaaccccccccccaaaaaaaaaaacacccccgttcgtgatttaatttttaaatgactgattctttttttttttctccttcaattCATTCactgaaagcatttgacattgacatgtttttattatgttaatacatgttcaaggagttcagatagagcctgtatcagggccatatttagttcaatgtgttatatgtcactatttttggtagcctactgtacttaaatggtcagtgtactttattttctttatgtttacaggcttgtggtgatgcgcaatgtgctataggtaccaaaaaaaaaatctgtttggtgctgccaatttgttttgttttgtcatggttcatgtgtgcaataaacattacacttcgtgagaaagaaatcgtggcagagaattgtgatatcaattctaagctaaaaaaatcatgattcatatttttccccgaatcgtgcaggcctagatGGGATGTAAACCCACTTTAGAGATGGACAGAAAACAGAGACGAATGGACAGTAGAGCTCAGAAAAAGACACTCGGACAAAAACTAATCCCATCCATCTGCACAGGTCAGATTCCGCACAGGAAATgggtttctttctctcttcattCTTCATTGATTCTTCTTTCACCTTCCCTTATTGTTTCCACACTCCCACTGTTCTCACTCCTTCAcgtggatgaatgaatggatagaaaattaaaaaaaagaaagccgcATTCCTCCTGAAGACATTTATTTTCTGCTATAGAGAAAAACACTCTGCAGAGCAGAAAAGAgaacaattaaaataaaagttagCAACTGGTTTCTCTCTGTGGACACAAATGCTACACAACAATTAAAATGCTTATATGAGACAGATTTAGTAAAATTTTTAGTAAATGCTGGTGacatcaaacatgtttttataataCATGGCTAAGTTTGATTGTGAGGGAAACAAACCAGCCAGAAGATGATTAATATCCTGTTTATCCATGTAGTATTTCCTTGCAATTCCCGTGCATATTACATGGGAATGTTGGTCCACACCACCACCAAAGTAAAACTAACACAACAACTACTTTCTAAAACTATTctttagggctgggcgatatgaaaaaaaaaaaaatcagatatcacaatattcttgaccaagtacctcaatgtcgatattgtgacGATTTATAGGGTTGAcaaattggtgctttaacaacaTATCTTCACAATTATTtgtagattttagataaatagtCATCAATAATGTAGATATAGATATGTGGCTTTAATGTACAGTACCTGTCACAAAACCCATTCCCTTGAGCATGTTTCCCCTGTCtgtctggtttgtttttgtgttttgtgttacgTTCCTGAACTTACCCTGTTCCGGTTGCCGGGCAACGAGTGCAAGGCGGGAATTCCAGGATCACCTGAACCTGCTCTCACCTGTTCCTCATcagcaatctgcacacctggtcctgatcatcatgACTACACTATTTAAGCTGTGACCTGACATCCAGTCCTTGCTGGATTGTTAGCCATACTCGTAtgttgtgcttgtgtgtcagCCTAAATTGTTTGCTAGTCAGTCTCTCTTCACTTGTTTGCTTAACTGTTTCCTTTTCCTCCGTCTTCACTACCTTCACCCTGGAATTCCCCTTCACCCCGGCCTGGCAACCAGAACCATCAACTTCGTCGTTCCATCAAGACTGTTATAGTTCCATTAAGACCAGTTATAGTATATAACCAAGTATATTTTTGTCATcaataaatactcaccttttTTCACCACCTACCTTGTCTTGGTCTGCGTTTGGGTTCAGAACCTGAGAGTTCTGACAATACCAGTCaaaggtttggacacactttctcattcaagtgaatgggaaagtgtgtccaaaccattgactggtactgtatatggCCAAGTGGTtgaaggcaaataacagaacaaatAGTCTTGCTATTCAGAAGATTACGTCACTCTACTGTGATGAAGCCTTTAAATCcaaataaagacaaaacttaaagttatagtgcgtagtttctgtcgcccccatgaggaattctaagtaatgacaacaaaactgttggcgcgtccacgtgatacaagccttctgtgatcgtgaccacccccacccctcctccacgcagttgcttgtaaccaaggaggacacggaggattaaaaaacccTGATgggctcttcagaagaggtaattatcttagCTTGATTTTCTGCGTGCGATAATATAAAAAACTTTtaccgttacattcaagccattgccaaatgatttgatacaaagctaattaagactatcagctccacacaactctctctgtatttctcagtatgactatgttcagaagattgtggcgtctggcgactttcgcgcgcagaaaatcgagcgaagataattacctcttctgaagagtccatgttttttttaatcctccgtgtcctccttggccactagcaactgtgtggaggaggggtgggggtggtgcgggatccgaaggcttgtatcatgtggatgcgccgacagtgttgttattacttagaattcctcatagaGGCGAcaaaaactacacactatagctttaagccatattacgatattatgatatccaaagtataagacgatatctagtctgatatcatgatatcgatatatcaatatattgcccagccctactattCTATGAGTTTGGCACTCAGCTACACCCTGAAGATAAAGTCATTTGGCATTCTCACCGGAGGAGATTTCATTGAGCTCATTGATTTCTTCATGAactctgaggaggaggaggtcctGCAAAATGTTCTGCTGCTGTTCCTCAGCCTCCACTCCAAGTAGCTCCAAGTGATGGTCCTTTAGTCTCAGCAATGCACGCCCTGGAAGAGAGGTGTGCATGTGGGagttttcattcattcacaaattGGATGTGTGAATCAAAAGCAGAGTAAAACAAAACCTTATTGCTCAAATTCTAAATCTAAAAAAGGCGAAAAAATGAACGTCCTCTTGACATatggatcttctcatctaacaatGAAGATGAATATAATTCCTTATGCCAACCCAACACCGACTTTTAAAGCGATTTCACTGTCGCAGACTGCTTTCCCATATCGTAATGAAATCctgagtcttgctagagttggggtGCGCTCCCGTCGTCgcatcgtttggtgtaaggtggtcataaaactcaccCCGActcagtctttttcccgtcttgacgttccaacaaaatcaaatgtgtttgatattatcataCGTTTtgagtcttggtagtgaagttacaTTATGTGAACATTGttaacaaccaatgggtgcgctccctTCAGcatcaaacaggaagcagaaaacagctagagccagtgttgtttatggttgctatggtgccgcgctaagctaaacgctaaagaggaaAAGTTGCTAAtttccaacccttctgaagcgcgtCATCCAACGAGAATTTTACCGGCGGATAAACGCcgacctccgggtactgccgctattcatctgcatgtacggcagaacagaaaattggcaaactttaagttaccagctaatgctagcggtagctagctagcttggttacatttttcaaaactaatCTAGTTGTCTTTGCATATTATGACAGgctttaacgttagatgtgagatgattgtctttagatgtaaGATTGTGTCAGACTTTAAAGTCTGACTAGTTTATGGTAGGCAGTAGTTGTACCTGATATAGCGTGCTTGATTATGGCTTCATGGAGCGTGCCCATGTGGGTCGGGTACTGATCCTGCACCCACTCCAACACTTCTTCCACCGACCACGATGACACTCGCTTCGACAGGCCCATCACCCTGCAAAGACAAAACCACAGAAGTTGAGAACACAGAAACATTGTTCTGGAGTAAAAACATCTTAAATATTGAATTAGTTCCAGATTTTTTTTGCCATTATCACACTCTGAGTGTGCCTTGTAAGCTCTCACTCATCAGGTCTAAAGTTGTAAAAGAGTTATTCTGGTTTACTGCATTATCTTTCATAGGTTTGACGGTgaccatttgtttgttttggttagtttgtagaaaaaaaaacataagaattGTACACGACCCCAAGGTGTCAGCTTTTCGTCCAAGCAACAGTTCAAAGTACAAACGTATATAATTGACAAACCCCTTGAGATATATCAGCTCGTTTTTGAGGGGGTCCCAAAATATATCACAATCATTACATAacaaagtgacagaaaaaaaaataatttggaaataaaaatagaaatacaattaTCAATACGACAACGTACATACAACaggcaaaagaaaacaaaaacaaaaaaacaacatgcatAAATTACAGTGACAACGTCATTAAACATAGCAACAGGCAATCTTTACATTTAAGAAGTAAATGTTTGGCAtattttgcttgataaatgacccAAAATTGTTGGtcattaattttctgtcaagatTTTGCCAGAACATTTTCTCCAGGAAAACCCAACAAGACTTTGAGCTGAGAAATTCAGTGACTGTGAACATGCAGAAGTCCCTCTGCAGCAACTCGTGCAGTTTTGCCCCGGGGCACATGAGCGGAGGACATTATTGTCTGCGGTTAGACCCTTTAGTGTGAGGAAATGTCATTTTCTCTTGATATTGGACGCTTTGGATAACATTTTCCTTCTCATGCGGTGTCACCTACTTCCTCAGAATAAGCCTATTTTCCAGTGATTAATTCAACAACCTCTTGAACATGATGACAAATAGCTGGTTGAAGAATTCCTCGGAGCTGAAAATAACAGCAAGGTGAAACCAACCAACTCCGACACTCTGAGGTCAAAAAAAGTTTCTTCTACGCCTCCGGTTCTTTTGGCTTTCCTCCCAGCCATATCCTCCTGGGCTGCACTGCTTTAGGGCGAAAAAACTGCTAAACTGTTGGTGACCTTTTCAGTGGGCCAGTCTCGTTATTGGGGTATAAATGTAGGAATGTAATTTACCGTGTTAATTAAGGGGGGTGCGTGATTGACCGGGGCTGTAACGAGGTCCCAGCGGAGTAATTGACATACAGAGAGTGAAGACATTTACGCAAAAAGACACAGAGGAAACTTCCCGTCAGTGTCGGGGTGAGTtgagggtgaagaagaaaatCTCACTGTTGTCTTTAAAGTTGGTTTTATGCCTCAGGACTAAAGCATGATTTATGTTTCTGTGTTATATCTACGCCATGGCTACGTACATAGGTACCTGGAGACActgaccctacgccggaccctacgccggactctacgccatagcctgacgtgcacctctcaaaaaatgtaactacacatagttgcatttcctggttctctttcTTCATAAACACCATGAAATCAAGGAAAGGGTTCACTTTTCCTGCTATAGATTTCCCAcagtggtcagaaagcacagcagAGACACTTTAtttctcccactatgcctctctagagtcgctacttgctccgaagctaatcgggtcactctctcactcgctccaCTACACattccccacgcacacacacacatgccggccctgctattctcttaaagagattgacgcacacaccaatgcacaagTATAATACTTAgtacttacgtaggctacggcgaaagctctgcgtggagcctccgcagaaccataaatcacgcttaaggctgggtatcgttcaaaaatattcgataccggttcctaaacaatacttttttcgataccaattttataaaacaaaaatatattttttttttttctgctcctACTATATGAGTCCTTCTCTTTGTAAcgtagttttttttcctgcctgcctctatcaCCTGTAAAGTTAAaaatcaccagcattattaggTAGTAggtggtagaagcatgctgcatgcttattggctcactgatgctgatgatatgtactccttaggtattgaaattgggttttGAATGACGGGGCAtaactcgatactttagagtcaattcggtcggtgcctaaaaagtattgaattcggtacccagccctacttagtACAACGTTTCCTTTACTATAGGACGCCCAAACTGTGTGTATATCTGCAGGGGAATAAAGTGACTGTATATCCAGCTTGCCTTATTTGCGCTGAGCCATTTCATTGAAGTTCACGCTGCCCAGTTACAACTGAACCAGGACTTGTAAACAAAAGTAATACACAGTAACAAGCAGGGTGGGAAATTGGCTTTTTGTACCATTTATTGGTTGTATGATTCTTCCACTCGCTACGATATGTAACTGCAACTTTCAATTAACTAATGTTCACAACTTAATCTAAATAGATGCgtttaaaattatattaaacACAATCAACAGCTGAAGGGAAGTGCTTTAAGTGTTATTATTCTCACTGAAATATtgcttccccccccctcccacactTCTCGTATTATCTGTTCCTGCTGCAACCTTCTGCgtctagtttgacagttttattAAGCTGTGTATGCAGTTAAGTTGGTTTTACTTGTCAACTTGATTTAATATACAACAACGGAAATGTAAGTAGAATGTCGAGGAGTGGtcagagaaaggaaagaaatgtGTGTCTGATGTTGTAAAACAGAAAGTAGTGCATTATTATCACCGTGGGAGCTTCgtaaaagctttttttgttgGAAAGATGGGTGTTAATTTCTCAACGTGCCTGAATGTGACAAGTTTTTATATCACACCAGGGGACGGGGAGTCTTGGATTGGATTGCAGAAATGGGTATAATTAGATTTGATTTCTATATCAGTGACAATATGATCCCTAAGTTTCAGTATTGATAGCAAAACAATACTTCCTCCGgtacttttattatttttttaaataagaaagaTGCAATGCTGCTAAAGAAATGTAGATGTTGTCTAAACACAAGCAGTCACACAACCTTGTCTCAATAAAATACAGTCTTACATTTGGGAAATTAAGATGTAAACCAGAAAAATGTCTGAACAAAGACGAAGTAAAGGACCAACAGAGTTCAGATGGGATTGTTCTCATGTGGTATGATGAACCAAACTGGACCAAATGTTCAAACAGGACACAGAGATTCAAGTTACAGGTTGCTTCGTGTATCCCAAGGTGTAGTCCTACCATCGTGTGGTGCCTTGCAGAATTACCTCATCTTTTGATCAAGCCTTAACATTTTTACTGTTCAATGGTTTAACTTTCAATAAGCCTAGTTCACATAGACTTCAGCGCTCTAATCTGTAGCTTTTCTCCACTTGGCGTGATGCAATCTAGCCTTGATGCATTATCGCTCCCATGGTTGTAGATCTAGGCCAATTTTCTGCTCTGAATTCTAACAATgactagcctgggaaaaccctgacgaacttccgggcAAATTTGAGCTTTGCTCtgcactctcagttacaactgagtagggtctggtgtcaaccaggctaaacAATGACCGCTTGATTTTGTGTCTCCTTTTAGCAAATGGTAAATCTTGAACTCATCAAACGGGACTTCggacgtgcagtttagtgtcccaaattaacCATACAATGTCCtatgtgcagtttagtgtcccaaattccccatacaatgtccttaattaattatgaacctgctaaaccacctgtgctaccctaaccctacccCTACCCTTAACCCTAAcatgtctcaaataagaccctcatcatttggaacactcagtttttggaaaataatttgggacactaaactgcatgtAAGCCCGGTGTTACACCGAAATCGGTGACCCATCGAGATCGGTGTCCCCCTACCTCAACCTGAACCAAACCCTTGTCCCTAACCTTTACCACGGAGGGGGGCGCTACGCTTTTAACAGGAGGGACACAGATCacgacgggtcacagatttcggtgcaACACCGGGACTTCTACCTACCTTTTGAGAATGAACGTGCTATAACATTCCTCGTGCACCAACATATCTGAAACGGTACTGCGTTACACTCTGTGCAAACTGTGCAATGCTGTGTTTAACTGTGATGCCAAAACTGAGCAGAAAATGACAAAGTGGTggtaaatgtttatatttaatatttaataaagtATATTCTTGTATGTAGGCTACTGCCGAATTGAAGCAATTATTCTCAAACGTCTTTTCTGTGCTAAAGCAGGTGTGTCTGTCCCGGTAGTTAAAGCCtcgttaaaatgacaaaaaaatgtgaatagAATTTGGCGTGTTGCCCTGTTAACACGAGAAGAAAGACGGCCCCCCGCACAGGGGTTTTACAGTAACCCTTCACCAGCTGCCTTTAAATAACATCAAACATCCACAACAGATTGTAggtaaaacaaaacactgacacCTTTACAAACTTTATGAAGGTTTTTGTTGACTGATAAGTTATATTTACCTCCGGTCCGTTTGCTCCTGCTAGATGGCCTGATAGGCTATATTAACAGCAAGCCTTGTCTGTACCTGTTAAAAGGGTTACATTAGGTAGGCTACGTTCCTTTTCCCGGCTCCGCCCACCAAGCATGGGCGCGCCCGACACATCTTTGTTCCGCACTCCCGCCGCGCAGTAGCACAGCTGCTCGTGATGCCTTCAAGTGATGTCAGAAATATTGCCAAACTGCATGGTACATGCATATTGGCAAAAGGATCAATCATATGCCTACGTCTTGTTGGATTAAAATTACATGAAAACATTATGAGTAACTGCTATCATGTCATCATAGGACAAAACGCAATAGTTTTGGTAGGCCTACTGAGTTATTATGCTTACATGCAGGGTGCAAAATTACCAGCCACACAATAGAtgaccattgtttttttggctggtgagtaaagcaaatctaccaccatattttaccaatatttggctggtggatggtgctaattttgtacCCTGCTTACATGTGTAAAGTTGTTGCTCCtttcaagttttatttttaggtTCCCAGGTCTATAAGGTTTGCTACTCTTtgatatgtttacatttttcttattgtttgtttttaatatccTGGTGAAATGATGTTAATAATATTTAATCTAATTACGCCCACAATATCTTACATATGCACAATTGAGCTATCAATAATGTAGTTTTGTAGCTTTAAGGCCCCTGATAAACTCCCCCATCCTGCATCTCCATGTAGTTCATTCTATCACAGATAAATGtcatggaattgagccatcgttaaggttaccaatttcagctgtgcttttcctactatgacaagtccaaatgtctGCAGTGAAAAAGGTCCAAGTCAAGTTGACACATTGAAATTTACATTTCACTGAACTGGCTTACAAACTTGAGTTGGAATAGTAATAACTCATGAAATGAAGTCGAAATTTCATAACTCAttatgttaaaggtgctgtaggtaggattgtaaAGATCCAGGACTTGGCCAACAAATTTGAAcgtcaacaacttctcagtccctcccccccctttctgctaaagcccaaaacggtctcctaagcccctcatgtctgtgcatgagcagtgattgacatgcagttagacaccaccccctggccctgattggtgcatctgaacagggagctgtggatttttgaaaatcacactacaggctgcaggtggagccagaggagctggattttttttaaatgacctgcttcatgtagttctacttgaacatagggtcagtttcagcaaatatgacagaaagttagttttataagtcttacctactgcacctttaagtggaGGTAAATTATAGAAAactatacatatttatatatatatatatatatacataagtTACTATAACTTATTCATCAGATCCTGTGGCTTCTCCTTACTGGAACCttaaagaacaacaaaataGCAAAGTCCGAATAATAGACCAGACTtaaattgaaataatttgaagttTTTTATCAGCTAAAGTAAGGGTGAACTTTCATCTATAGAAAGCCTAGTGAAGAAAACCTTTGAGTCTGTTTTGGACACACATCTGATGGCTGATGAAGGACACTTTGCACCCAAACTGTGATGCTCTGCACTAAACTGTTTCTACAACACAATATGCTTTGAAGGATTTGTTTTGAAGACTCCGACTTATGAAGTACCTAATGTCCTGATGCTCCACTCAGACTAAACGGTAGTGATAATAACAATAGActctcagagacagacagattcaAACAAAGCAGTTCTGGTTTCAGTTCAAGTCAGTGAAGTATCAAACTCCTCAGCCAAAGACTTTAAATGTGCAGCTTTACTACCATCTGGTGGTTATTTCTGATAAAGTAGTTTACTATGGTGCAAATTAAGGGATTTTGGTACTTTCACAGCTAAATATGTGTTTTCTCAATTAGCTACTTACTGTTGGCAATGAGGTTTTACATGAGCACACATTTTCTACACACTTTATAACAGTTTGGGTTGTTTCACATCagagatttctgtttttgtgtgttgttggAGTTGTTTTTCACTTAAACCGTTGTTACTTATTTAGTCATGAATATTTATGTTTTCAGGTGCTTTAAAGGATCAGTGTGACATTTAGAGACATATGCTTTGTTAAAAAACATCAGTGCTTGATCAGATTTTTGATtttattaggatccccattagctggtGCAGAACATCAGCTGCTCTTCTTGGGgtccacacaaaacataaaacattacaacagaTAAGACGTTTTCTGTGCCACATTTCAATcgcaattaatttttttaataagaaaataaaaaaacgcagAAGTCCGAAAAGGCAGAAATGTAATCTGTTTAACCCTCcttgttgtcctcgggtcaaatttgacccattttcaaaaagtctacatcaaaaatgtgggtttctttcaacaaaaaataacgtggatggttccatataACGTTCTTTTGTGTAAAATAGctaaatgatcagttcaatactttcaattaatttgggtattttatcagattttatagcatttggttgaaagaaggttgaaaaaaagtgacaaaaatgcttcaaaaacgtgggaaaaaaaacaagaacaactttttcttaaatagacagacatcagaaaaagtgacaaacttggtaaaagtgacaaaaacttgggggaaaaaagaggTTTTTTTGACCCAGAATGACAAAAAGCTgcgtggtcgacgggaagacaacacaagggttaaatggaAAAGTTAGTGAATTGAAGAtataaatacagatttttttgaGTAAACACTAATGTTGCAGAACCTGCCTACACAttcattctctaaaataaaataattgttgtGTCAGGCGGATATGATATGAGTGACAGAAGAGTTTCAgagttttcagcagcagcagtttcatgTTTACAATCAGT
The Sander vitreus isolate 19-12246 chromosome 18, sanVit1, whole genome shotgun sequence genome window above contains:
- the LOC144533644 gene encoding sterile alpha motif domain-containing protein 12-like isoform X1 — translated: MGLSKRVSSWSVEEVLEWVQDQYPTHMGTLHEAIIKHAISGRALLRLKDHHLELLGVEAEEQQQNILQDLLLLRVHEEINELNEISSGVRTVGVWKQ
- the LOC144533644 gene encoding sterile alpha motif domain-containing protein 12-like isoform X2 produces the protein MGLSKRVSSWSVEEVLEWVQDQYPTHMGTLHEAIIKHAISGRALLRLKDHHLELLGVEAEEQQQNILQDLLLLRVHEEINELNEISSECFSL